The Mustela erminea isolate mMusErm1 chromosome 10, mMusErm1.Pri, whole genome shotgun sequence genomic sequence TCCTGGATTCTGTCCTGGTGGCTTGACCATGCCCAGACCTACTATGTCCTCTGGTGTCTCCTGACTGGCCCTGTCTCCCTCCGGCTGTGGATCCTGACTCTCCATGTTGAGATCCAGAGTGGCTATGAGGGGATCCTGCGTGTGTCTGTCGGGCTCCAGAGTGCCTTTCAGTGTCACTGGACTCACTGACACTAGATCCCCTTCTTGCAGTCTTACTGGATTCTGTCCTGGTGGCTTGACCATGCCCAGACCCACTATGTCCTCTGGTGTCTCCTGACTGGCCCTGTCTCCCTCCGGCTGTGGATCCTGACTCTCCATGTTGATATCCAGAGTGGCTATGAGGGGATCCTGCGTGTGTCTGTGGGACTCCTGAGTGTCTTTCAGTGTCACTGGACTCACTGACACTAGATCCACTTCTTGCAGTCCTACTGGTTTCTCTCCTGGTTGTTTGACCATGCCCAGACCCACTATGTCCCCTGGTATCTCCTGACTGGCCATGGCTagttccctgtctccctccagcTGTGGATCCTGACTCTCCATGCTGAGATCCAGAGTGGCTATGAGGGGATCCTGCATGTGTCTGTGAGGCTCCAGAGTGCCTTTCAGTGTCACTGGACTCACTGACACTAGATCCCCTTCTTGCAGTCTTACTGGATTCTGTCCTGGTGGCTTGGCCATGCCCAGACCCACTATGTCCTCTGGTGTCTCCTGACTGGCCCTGTCTCCCTCCAGCTGTGGATCCTGACTCTCCATGTTCAGATCCAGAGTGGCTATGAGGGGATCCTGCGTGTGTCTGTCGGGCTCCAGAGTGCCTTTCAGTGTCACTGGACTCACTGACACTAGATCCCCTTCTCACAGTCCTACTGGATTCTGTCCTGGTGGCTTGACCATGCCTAGACCCACTATGTCCCCTGGTATCTCCTGACTGGCCATGGCTagttccctgtctccctccagcTGTGGATCCTGACTCTCCATGCTGAGATCCAGAGTGGCTATGAGGGGATCCTGCATGTGTCTGTGAGGCTCCAGAGTGCCTTTCAGTGTCACTGGACTCACTGACACTAGATCCCCTTCTTGCAGTCCTACTGGATTCTGTCCTGGTGGCTTGACCATGCCCAGACCCACTATGTCCTCTGGTGTCTCCTGACTGGCCCTGTCTCCCTCCAGCTGTGGATCCTGACTCTCCATGTTGAGATCCAGAGTGGCTATGAGGGGATCCTGCGTGTGTCTGTGGGACTCCTGAGTGCCTTTCAGTGTCACTGGACTCACTGACGCTAGATCCACTTCTTGCAGTCCTACTGGTTTCTCTCCTGGTTGTTTGACCATGCCCAGACCCACTATGTCCCCTGGTATCTCCTGACTGGCCATGACTagttccctgtctccctccagcTGTGGATCCTGACTCTCCATGCTGAGATCCAGAGTGGCTATGAGGGGATCCTGCATGTGTCTGTGAGGCTCCAGAGTGCCTTTCAGTGTCACTGGACTCACTGACACTAGATCCCCTTCTTGCAGTCTTACTGGATTCTGTCCTGGTGGCTTGACCATGCCCAGACCCACTATGTCCTCTGGTGTCTCCTGACTGGCCCTGTCTCCCTCCAGCTGTGGATCCTGACTCTCCATGTTGAGATCCAGAGTGGCTATGAGGGGATCCTGCGTGTGTCTGTGAGGCTCCAGAGTGCCTTTCAGTGTCACTGGACTCACTGACACTAGATCCCCTTCTTGCAGTCTTACTGGATTCTGTCCTGGTGGCGTGACCATGCCCAGACCCACTATGTCCTCTGGTGTCTCCTGACTGGCCCTGTCTCCCTCCAGCTGTGGATCCTGACTCTCCATGTTGAGATCCAGAGTGGCTATGAGGGGATCCTGCGTGTGTCTGTGGGACTCCTGAGTGCCTTTCAGTGTCATTGGACTCACTGACACTAGATCCACTTCTTGCAGTCCTACTGGTTTCTCTCCTGGTTGTTTGACCATGCCCAGACCCACTATGTCCCCTGGTATCTCCTGACTGGCCATGACTagttccctgtctccctccagcTGTGGATCCTGACTCTCCATGTTGAGATCCAGAGTGGCTATGAGGGGATCCTGCGTGTGTCTGTGAGGCTCCAGATTGTCTTTCAGTGTCACTGGACTCACTGACACTAGATCCCCTTCTTGCAGTCTTAGTGGATTCTTTCCTGGTGGCTTGGCCATGCCCAGACCCACTATGTCCCCTGGTATCTCCTGACTGGCCATGGCTagttccctgtctccctccagcTGTGGATCCTGACTCTCCATGTTGAGATCCAGAGTGGCTATGAGGGGATCCTGCATGTGTCTGTGAGGCTCCAGAGTGCCTTTCAGTGTCACTGGACTCACTGACACTAGATCCCCTTCTTGCAGTCTTACTGGATTCTGTCCTGGTGGCTTGACCATACCCAGACCCACTATGTCCCCTGATATCTCCTGACTGGCCATGACTAGTACCCTGTCTCCCTCCAGCTGTGGATCCTGACTCTCCATGTTGAGATCCAGAGTGGCTATGAGGGGATCCTGCGTGTGTCTGTGGGGCTCCTGAGTGCCTTTCAGTGTCACTGGACTCACTGACACTAGATCCACTTCTTGCAGTCCTACTGGTTTCTCTCCTGGTGGTTTGACCATGCCCAGACCCACTATGTCCCCTAGTATCGCCTGACTGGCCATGACTagttccctgtctccctctcgcTGTGGATCCTGACTCTCCATGTTGAGATCTAGAGTCGCTATGAGGGGATCCTGCGTGTGTCTGTGAGGCTCCAGAGTGCCTTTCAGTGTCACTGGACTCACTGACACTAGATCCCCTTCTTGCAGTCTTAGTGGATTCTTTCCTGGTGGCTTGGCCATGCCCAGACCCACTATGTCCTCTGGTGTCTCCTGACTGGCCCTGTCTTCCTCTAGCTGTGGATCCTGACTCTCCATGTTGAGATCCAGAGTGGCTATGGGGGGtacctgtgtgtgtctgtgggactCCTGAGTGCCTTTCAGTGTCACTGGTCTTACTGACACTAGAATCACTTCTTTTAGTCTTACTGGATTCTGTCCTGGTGGTTTGTCCATGACCGGAGTGTCCTTGTGTACTCCTGTCTCCTGACTGTCCTTGAGTTTTTCCCTGTCTCCTTTCAGCTCTTTCCGTTGCTTGACTCTCAGCTGTATCTGATATTGTTTTTCCAGATTTCGGAGACACTTTTCCTGAACTAGTCTCATAGCattcttttccctctaccctaGAGTCATGCTTGTCATAGCCAGAGGATTGACCTGAGGTCAATTCATGTTTATCATAGCTAGATGACTGCCTTGAGTTGGATCCATGTTGACTATGTGTAGAGGACTTTCCTGAGGATGACCTAGAGTCAGAACTGTAGGATTTCCTTGAGCTGGAACCATGTTGGCCGTAGGTAGACTGACCTGATCTAGATTCATGTTGTTCAAATTCCAAAGAATGACCTGAGCCATTCCCAGAGGCAGGAGACTGATGTTTACTAGATCCATATCCAAAGCTAGAAGATTGACCTGAGCCATATCTATGTTTTGTAGAGGTAGATTGATGTGAACCAGACCCATGTTGTCCAGAACCAAAGGACTGTCCTGAGCCAGTTCTGTGTTCTCCAAAGCCGGAGGTCTGTTTCACACCAGAGGACTGCTCTGAGCCAGACCCATGTTTTCCAACACCAGAGGACTGTCCTGAGCTAGACCCATGCTGACCCAAACCAGAGGACTGTCCTGAACCAGATTCCTGTTTTCCAAAGCTAGAGGACTGACCTGAGCTGGATTCATATTGTTCATAGCCAGAGGACTTTCCCGAGCCAGACCTATGCTGGCTAAAGCCAGAGGCCTGTCCTGAGCTTGACCCATGTTGGCCAAAACAAGAGGACTGGCATGAACCAGAGCCATATCCAAAGTTAGAGGATTGACCAGAGCCTGATCTGTGTTGTCCAAAGCCAGAGGACTGCCCAGAGCCAGACCCATGTTGTCCACATTTAGAAAATTCACTTGAACCTGACTCTTTTTGATGAGAGTTTGAAAAGTGTCCACAAGAACCAGGTCCATGTTGACCATAGGTAGCAGGCTGACTTGTGCCAGACCCATACTGTTCACAGCAAGAGGACTGACTTGAACCTGTTCTCTGTTGTCTTCCACAGTTCTGTGTTTGACCACAAGCTCTAGATCCATATTCTTCCTGACTAGAAGACTGGCTGCAGGAGCTAGACTCATATTGACCATATCCAGAGCACTGACCTGAAATATATCCATGACCTAGTGCACCACTACTTTCTGACTGACATCCTGACTGGGTACAGTTAGATTGATTTCCTTGCCCTCCAAATCTACCTTCCTGACAAGAAGTAGAAACATTTTGTGGCCTTCCACACCCACATGAGTTGCTAGAACCGCATACATAGTTTTGCCTTCCATTGTCTCCTAAGCTTCTAGAACTAGATCCAAGCTTTTGTCCTCCACTCTGTCTCGACTGAGTAGAGTTTGATTCATGTCCACTAGCATCCAATCCATGTGACAGACCACTATgacctttccttctcctgctctttaATCTAGATCCAGATTCATATTCCTTCTCAGATTCCCTAGAGGGACTAACGTGTgacttgtttcttctttctcccagcTCCTCAGAGCTGGAACCATGTCTTTCTTTGCCACTACTCCATGAGTGACCAGAGCTAGACCAATGGTGTCTTTTCTCAAATTGCTCTTGGTTTCCTGAGCTGGATAAACCACCTTGCCTTCCCAGCCTCCTGGAGTCTGACCCATGTCTATGTTTCCTAGCTCCCCTTAAGACCTCAGAACCATAACCATGCTCCTCTCCCTCACTCCATCTTGAATGTCTGTAACCTGATTTCTGTCCTGGTgtatcttcttcttcctcttctgtttcactttcttccttttggtGTCGATGGCCATGCCTATGCTTCTTTGACCCTGAAGCTTTGCAGTATTCTTTGCTGAGAACCTTGTTGCAGGCCATAGCCAGCTTGAATACCATCAGAAGAAACTCAGTAAAGTCCAGTCTTCGGTCATGATCTCGATCTAGCATGTGCATAATAACATCCACTGTATCTGGATCATCTGGGTTCTGTATATAGGTGACATACCAAAGAAGACCTAGTCAGCCTAGCCCACATAGGAAG encodes the following:
- the LOC116567344 gene encoding uncharacterized protein LOC116567344; this translates as MRLVQEKCLRNLEKQYQIQLRVKQRKELKGDREKLKDSQETGVHKDTPVMDKPPGQNPVRLKEVILVSVRPVTLKGTQESHRHTQVPPIATLDLNMESQDPQLEEDRASQETPEDIVGLGMAKPPGKNPLRLQEGDLVSVSPVTLKGTLEPHRHTQDPLIATLDLNMESQDPQREGDRELVMASQAILGDIVGLGMVKPPGEKPVGLQEVDLVSVSPVTLKGTQEPHRHTQDPLIATLDLNMESQDPQLEGDRVLVMASQEISGDIVGLGMVKPPGQNPVRLQEGDLVSVSPVTLKGTLEPHRHMQDPLIATLDLNMESQDPQLEGDRELAMASQEIPGDIVGLGMVKPPGQNPVRLQEGDLVSVSPVTLKGTLEPHRHMQDPLIATLDLSMESQDPQLEGDRELVMASQEIPGDIVGLGMVKPPGQNPVGLQEGDLVSVSPVTLKGTLEPHRHMQDPLIATLDLSMESQDPQLEGDRELAMASQEIPGDIVGLGMVKPPGQNPVGLQEGDLVSVSPVTLKGTPEPHRHMQDPLIATLDLSMESQDPQLEGDRELAMASQEIPGDIVGLGMVKPPGQNPVGLQEGDLVSVSPVTLKGTQEPHRHTQDPLIATLDLNMQSQDPQLEGDRALLMASQEIPGDIVALGMVKPPGQNPVGLQEGDLVSVSPVTLKGTLEPHRHMQDPLIATLDLNMESQDPQLEGDRELVMASQEIPGDIVGLGMVKPPGQNPVGLQEGDLVSVSPVTLKGTQEPHRHTQDPLIATLDLNMQSQDPQLEGDRELVMASQEISGDIVGLGMVKPPGQNPVRLQEGDLVSVSPVTLKGTLEPHRHMQDPLIATLDLNMESQDPQLEGDWGLVMASQEIPRDILGLNVVKPSGQNPIGLQEVDPMSVNLVIMKGTQEGHQGTPYLARYIPGLSLNTQFLIQLEGMNQALSRQEIVLNNQS